From a region of the Gossypium raimondii isolate GPD5lz chromosome 10, ASM2569854v1, whole genome shotgun sequence genome:
- the LOC105776238 gene encoding protein TIME FOR COFFEE isoform X1, translating into MDRTREARRATMAAVSATHGLSRRRHRSSSLRDSPEDDGPVEFQETTRLRDRKKDRDRERERERERDRERDRERERDRFSRTSKRRRGDRLISNREDGADESSEESVNDDEDDDDEDGGGITGGGSVRMIPPNNMAGSLSSHHQQQQHQHRKSFPLPVKVIRTTPPSGPVLTTSTTTSSTWKAADEMIGVSVPRKARSASTKRSHEWASSSGAVGLVGGEQIHRQASTSPVRTGVAGMITLPSPAPASPSSSNATMREKMANGLKQRPPKSSSKSSSSAQEEIEMEIAEVLYGLMRQPQVPLKQDTNGNDSVKFDSREVNKHNLDSKSRVSSPISYSPSTLPQPSSNLPSNSNSSATTMSAIAPKRKRPRPVKYEDETTAVAPPPMFSVSNNSISSTTTKVEIDQPAKIEATSPSFENNSGSLAENYGTSLMNSSQAGPASAELVQAEPKKEEKSNLVPDSKPLTEESESRDVGICKKEESQSPMKETLPSPANNPSIAGPRLDDERETVTKANSTVGEIESQREEKFQIDLMALPPSRSSPERDDEIDFGVSDPKPLPTDMELEMKSTVKEDDKRVNIGNEDVNVEAEDNKKPKLTSEETESHNPVIKSERNAHLKLDLEKSDRDSGTGSVGASKFKHNVLKQEQQQPDKEKSAQSCALPLPMSLASWPGGVPPMGYMAPLQGVVSMDGSAVSSASIQPPHSLFTQPRPKRCATHCYIARNVNCHQQFMKMNPFWPTAPGSASLYGLKANLNVVPASELNGNIPGRAVSSVQDKGQTLAIFPGHGGKDKSSQAATNMVDAAQRKQMLLQQALPPGAPSNILHGPAFIFPLSQQQAAAATVRPGSVKSPGAGSTTLSSSNSASVSATPAGATAAPAMSFNYVNMPSNETQYLAILQNNAYPFPFPAHVGAPPAYRGNHAQPMPFIPGSFYSSQMVHPTQLQQQQQPPTQLQQIQQGHQNTSMSIGASSSQKHLQNLQQRPHGSSAGSGSGNLQGFPAPKNQSPHPLPLQQRQQQPSQHASYQARHLEGELSGKDSPSTSDSRVSRANMNIYGQNFAMPLQPPDFTLMTAASLGGSTSSGCNHGEKKQHIQQQGSKAGVESLTSQSFAMSFASINGTTTPGLDISSFGRDHAILQSPPESTRQGYQQIMAAAVAAQTAQQKKKNYHASEEGNHGTNDASSVEEGRNAMAGKSSATAGQSIAFSRADLSDSSVSTIPGSNVIDSSARTTNPGSAPRTSGSFMPASIGCVNAPSGQQQLQRNQQQMLQLQKPHQFGAASASRSKVQVTSNGNAYSDHIPSSSMATKFPNAPSPFPQNLVQTSSSPAQSPQWKNSVRTTGSQVSSPSLSSTSSSLKNISQQQARPQQNHTEISFTANPNSTQNQQPPSSTPSPSTPMVVGSPTTSISRSAGGSPRTTGSTSTGNKGCQASSLSSQQTKNSPSVPSQISSPVGGRSVPSVLGNPHLSSSSSMGTKPQSVLHQQQQQQKHALHPAQLFFSNAYIQAQAQHSPTTTAASGFFLQRHRNEQQQALPPGSSTSTSVLSLCSPVTPANTGTTDPAKAVVAAAGNMKGGGIASQGLVHAAQFAATQTSGKTYQLVPGFPYVHAVPAAVQVKPAEQKQPAVPC; encoded by the exons ATGACGACGAAGACGGAGGGGGAATAACTGGAGGAGGTTCTGTTCGGATGATTCCGCCGAACAACATGGCCGGGTCTTTGTCGAGTCATCATCAACAGCAGCAGCATCAACATCGGAAGAGTTTTCCGCTACCCGTGAAAGTCATTAGAACGACACCGCCTTCGGGGCCTGTTCTGACTACCAGCACAACTACCTCGTCTACGTGGAAGGCAGCCGATGAGATGATTGGCGTGTCGGTGCCTAGAAAAGCTCGGTCAG CTTCTACTAAAAGGTCTCATGAATGGGCATCAAGTAGCGGTGCTGTTGGTTTAGTAGGTGGAGAACAGATTCACCGTCAAGCTTCAACTTCGCCGGTGAGAACAGGTGTAGCTGGGATGATAACATTACCGTCTCCGGCTCCAGCCTCTCCATCTTCTTCCAATGCTACTATGAGGGAGAAGATG GCTAACGGACTAAAGCAAAGGCCACCCAAATCTTCGTCGAAATCCTCATCTTCAGCTCAGGAAGAGATTGAGATGGAGATTGCGGAGGTCTTATATGGTTTGATGAGGCAGCCACAAGTCCCATTGAAGCAAGATACAAATGGGAATGATTCGGTCAAGTTCGATTCACGAGAAGTTAATAAACACAATCTTGATTCTAAATCAAGAGTCTCTTCACCGATCTCCTACTCCCCGTCAACCCTTCCTCAACCATCTTCCAATTTACCTTCAAATTCTAACTCTTCTGCTACTACTATGTCTGCAATTG CTCCCAAGAGGAAAAGACCAAGACCGGTGAAGTACGAGGATGAAACTACTGCGGTAGCACCACCTCCTATGTTCTCTGTTTCgaacaattcaatttcatctacAACAACTAAGGTTGAAATTGATCAACCCGCTAAAATTGAAGCTACCTCCCCCAGTTTTGAGAATAATTCAGGATCCTTGGCTGAAAATTATGGTACTTCTTTGATGAATTCTTCTCAAGCTGGACCAGCTTCTGCAGAGCTCGTTCAGGCTGAGCCAAAGAAGGAAGAGAAGAGCAATTTGGTACCAGATTCTAAGCCTTTGACTGAAGAATCTGAGAGTAGAGACGTGGGTATCTGTAAAAAAGAGGAGTCTCAATCGCCAATGAAGGAAACTTTACCTTCTCCTGCTAATAATCCTTCCATCGCTGGTCCCCGATTGGATGATGAGCGTGAGACTGTGACAAAAGC GAATTCAACAGTTGGTGAGATCGAGAGTCAGCGGGAAGAGAAGTTCCAGATAGATCTGATG GCTCTTCCTCCATCTAGATCATCACCAGAGAGGGATGATGAGATTGATTTTGGGGTTTCAGATCCTAAACCATTGCCCACAGATATGGAATTG GAGATGAAGTCTACGGTTAAGGAAGATGATAAAAGAGTGAATATCGGAAATGAAGATGTGAATGTGGAAGCCGAGGATAATAAGAAGCCCAAACTGACTTCTGAAGAAACTGAATCGCATAATCCAGTTATAAAGAGTGAAAGGAATGCTCATCTAAAGCTTGATTTGGAGAAATCTGATAGAGATAGTGGCACAGGTAGTGTCGGTGCGAGCAAGTTCAAACACAATGTTCTAAAGCAGGAGCAACAGCAGCCCGATAAAGAGAAATCTG CACAATCTTGTGCTTTACCTTTGCCGATGTCATTGGCTAGCTGGCCTGGTGGAGTTCCTCCAATGGG ATACATGGCTCCTCTGCAAGGTGTTGTATCCATGGATGGGAGCGCTGTATCTTCAGCATCTATTCAG CCTCCACATTCGCTGTTTACTCAACCAAGGCCAAAGAGATGTGCAACCCATTGCTACATTGCTCGGAATGTAAACTGTCACCAGCAATTCATGAAGATGAATCCTTTCTGGCCCACGGCACCTGGTTCAGCTTCACTCTATGGTCTGAAGGCAAATCTAAATGTTGTGCCTGCTTCGGAATTGAATGGGAACATTCCTGGGAGAGCGGTGAGTTCTGTACAAGACAAGGGGCAGACACTTGCAATTTTTCCTGGTCATGGTGGCAAAGATAAAAGTTCACAGGCTGCTACCAACATGGTGGATGCTGCACAGAGAAAGCAAATGCTGCTCCAGCAAGCTCTACCTCCTGGGGCACCCAGTAATATCCTG CATGGCCCTGCTTTTATTTTCCCATTGAGCCAGCAACAGGCTGCTGCTGCGACTGTTCGACCTGGGTCTGTGAAATCTCCTGGTGCTGGCAGCACAACTTTGAGCTCGTCTAATTCTGCCTCAGTGAGTGCCACCCCTGCTGGTGCAACTGCCGCCCCTGCAATGAGCTTCAACTATGTGAATATGCCTAGCAATGAAACCCAGTACTTGGCGATTCTGCAGAATAATGCATATCCGTTTCCGTTTCCTGCACATGTTGGGGCACCACCTGCATATCGAGGGAATCATGCGCAGCCTATGCCTTTTATTCCTGGATCTTTCTATTCTTCCCAGATGGTTCACCCAACACAGCTTCAGCAGCAGCAACAGCCACCTACACAGTTACAGCAAATCCAACAAGGTCATCAGAACACTAGCATGTCAATTGGTGCATCATCCTCCCAGAAGCATTTGCAGAACCTGCAGCAGAGGCCTCATGGAAGTAGTGCAGGTAGTGGCAGTGGAAACTTGCAAGGTTTTCCTGCCCCCAAAAACCAGTCGCCTCATCCCTTGCCACTACAGCAGCGGCAGCAACAACCAAGTCAGCATGCTTCTTATCAAGCCCGGCACCTTGAAGGTGAATTAAGTGGGAAAGATAGCCCATCAACTTCTGACAGCCGAGTATCTCGTgcaaatatgaatatttatggtCAGAATTTTGCCATGCCTTTACAACCTCCAGACTTCACCTTGATGACTGCTGCATCATTGGGTGGTTCTACCAGTTCTGGCTGTAACCATGGGGAAAAGAAACAACATATCCAACAGCAAGGTTCAAAGGCTGGAGTTGAGTCTCTTACATCTCAGTCATTTGCCATGTCGTTTGCCTCCATAAATGGTACTACTACTCCTGGCCTTGATATTTCCTCCTTTGGACGAGATCATGCAATTCTTCAAAGCCCTCCAGAGAGTACAAGGCAAGGCTATCAACAGATCATGGCAGCTGCTGTAGCTGCCCAAACAGCCcaacagaagaagaagaattatCATGCTTCCGAAGAAGGGAATCATGGAACTAATGATGCATCTAGTGTGGAAGAAGGGAGGAATGCCATGGCAGGAAAGAGTTCAGCTACTGCTGGGCAGTCCATTGCCTTCTCCAGGGCGGATCTGTCTGATTCATCTGTTTCCACTATTCCTGGCAGCAATGTTATTGATAGTTCTGCCCGTACAACTAATCCTGGCTCTGCTCCCAGAACTTCAGGTTCTTTTATGCCTGCTTCAATCGGTTGTGTAAATGCTCCTAGTGGTCAGCAGCAACTTCAGCGGAATCAACAGCAGATGCTTCAGCTTCAGAAGCCGCACCAATTTGGGGCTGCTTCTGCTTCTCGAAGCAAGGTGCAAGTAACAAGTAATGGAAATGCTTATTCTGATCACATTCCTTCATCTTCTATGGCTACAAAATTTCCAAATGCCCCGTCTCCTTTCCCTCAAAATCTTGTGCAAACCAGCAGCAGTCCAGCTCAATCTCCTCAATGGAAGAATTCTGTAAGGACAACTGGCTCTCAAGTTTCTTCTCCATCTCTATCTTCAACTTCATCAAgcctaaaaaatatttcccagcAACAAGCCCGGCCGCAGCAAAACCACACGGAGATTTCTTTCACAGCTAATCCTAACTCAACACAAAATCAACAGCCTCCTAGTAGCACCCCATCCCCCTCTACTCCGATGGTGGTTGGCTCTCCCACAACTTCAATCTCTAGAAGTGCTGGTGGTAGTCCCAGGACAACAGGTTCCACTTCAACTGGCAACAAAGGTTGTCAAGCATCTAGTTTATCATCTCAGCAGACCAAGAACTCTCCATCAGTGCCTAGTCAGATATCATCTCCCGTTGGTGGGAGGAGTGTGCCATCAGTCTTGGGAAACCCCCATTTAAGTTCGTCTTCAAGTATGGGGACGAAGCCCCAATCAGTGCTACAtcaacagcagcagcagcaaaAGCATGCACTACATCCGGCGCAACTGTTCTTCTCAAATGCTTACATTCAGGCCCAAGCTCAACACTCACCAACCACAACAGCTGCAAGTGGGTTCTTTCTTCAAAGACACCGTAATGAGCAACAGCAGGCACTGCCTCCAGGATCATCAACTTCAACGTCAGTGTTGTCATTGTGTTCTCCAGTTACTCCTGCTAACACTGGCACCACTGACCCTGCAAAAGCCGTAGTTGCTGCTGCTGGTAATATGAAAGGTGGTGGCATAGCATCACAGGGACTTGTACATGCTGCACAATTTGCAGCCACACAGACGTCTGGAAAGACATATCAGCTTGTTCCAGGTTTCCCATACGTTCATGCTGTTCCTGCTGCTGTTCAGGTGAAACCAGCAGAGCAAAAACAACCTGCCG TTCCTTGTTGA
- the LOC105776238 gene encoding protein TIME FOR COFFEE isoform X2, with amino-acid sequence MDRTREARRATMAAVSATHGLSRRRHRSSSLRDSPEDDGPVEFQETTRLRDRKKDRDRERERERERDRERDRERERDRFSRTSKRRRGDRLISNREDGADESSEESVNDDEDDDDEDGGGITGGGSVRMIPPNNMAGSLSSHHQQQQHQHRKSFPLPVKVIRTTPPSGPVLTTSTTTSSTWKAADEMIGVSVPRKARSASTKRSHEWASSSGAVGLVGGEQIHRQASTSPANGLKQRPPKSSSKSSSSAQEEIEMEIAEVLYGLMRQPQVPLKQDTNGNDSVKFDSREVNKHNLDSKSRVSSPISYSPSTLPQPSSNLPSNSNSSATTMSAIAPKRKRPRPVKYEDETTAVAPPPMFSVSNNSISSTTTKVEIDQPAKIEATSPSFENNSGSLAENYGTSLMNSSQAGPASAELVQAEPKKEEKSNLVPDSKPLTEESESRDVGICKKEESQSPMKETLPSPANNPSIAGPRLDDERETVTKANSTVGEIESQREEKFQIDLMALPPSRSSPERDDEIDFGVSDPKPLPTDMELEMKSTVKEDDKRVNIGNEDVNVEAEDNKKPKLTSEETESHNPVIKSERNAHLKLDLEKSDRDSGTGSVGASKFKHNVLKQEQQQPDKEKSAQSCALPLPMSLASWPGGVPPMGYMAPLQGVVSMDGSAVSSASIQPPHSLFTQPRPKRCATHCYIARNVNCHQQFMKMNPFWPTAPGSASLYGLKANLNVVPASELNGNIPGRAVSSVQDKGQTLAIFPGHGGKDKSSQAATNMVDAAQRKQMLLQQALPPGAPSNILHGPAFIFPLSQQQAAAATVRPGSVKSPGAGSTTLSSSNSASVSATPAGATAAPAMSFNYVNMPSNETQYLAILQNNAYPFPFPAHVGAPPAYRGNHAQPMPFIPGSFYSSQMVHPTQLQQQQQPPTQLQQIQQGHQNTSMSIGASSSQKHLQNLQQRPHGSSAGSGSGNLQGFPAPKNQSPHPLPLQQRQQQPSQHASYQARHLEGELSGKDSPSTSDSRVSRANMNIYGQNFAMPLQPPDFTLMTAASLGGSTSSGCNHGEKKQHIQQQGSKAGVESLTSQSFAMSFASINGTTTPGLDISSFGRDHAILQSPPESTRQGYQQIMAAAVAAQTAQQKKKNYHASEEGNHGTNDASSVEEGRNAMAGKSSATAGQSIAFSRADLSDSSVSTIPGSNVIDSSARTTNPGSAPRTSGSFMPASIGCVNAPSGQQQLQRNQQQMLQLQKPHQFGAASASRSKVQVTSNGNAYSDHIPSSSMATKFPNAPSPFPQNLVQTSSSPAQSPQWKNSVRTTGSQVSSPSLSSTSSSLKNISQQQARPQQNHTEISFTANPNSTQNQQPPSSTPSPSTPMVVGSPTTSISRSAGGSPRTTGSTSTGNKGCQASSLSSQQTKNSPSVPSQISSPVGGRSVPSVLGNPHLSSSSSMGTKPQSVLHQQQQQQKHALHPAQLFFSNAYIQAQAQHSPTTTAASGFFLQRHRNEQQQALPPGSSTSTSVLSLCSPVTPANTGTTDPAKAVVAAAGNMKGGGIASQGLVHAAQFAATQTSGKTYQLVPGFPYVHAVPAAVQVKPAEQKQPAVPC; translated from the exons ATGACGACGAAGACGGAGGGGGAATAACTGGAGGAGGTTCTGTTCGGATGATTCCGCCGAACAACATGGCCGGGTCTTTGTCGAGTCATCATCAACAGCAGCAGCATCAACATCGGAAGAGTTTTCCGCTACCCGTGAAAGTCATTAGAACGACACCGCCTTCGGGGCCTGTTCTGACTACCAGCACAACTACCTCGTCTACGTGGAAGGCAGCCGATGAGATGATTGGCGTGTCGGTGCCTAGAAAAGCTCGGTCAG CTTCTACTAAAAGGTCTCATGAATGGGCATCAAGTAGCGGTGCTGTTGGTTTAGTAGGTGGAGAACAGATTCACCGTCAAGCTTCAACTTCGCCG GCTAACGGACTAAAGCAAAGGCCACCCAAATCTTCGTCGAAATCCTCATCTTCAGCTCAGGAAGAGATTGAGATGGAGATTGCGGAGGTCTTATATGGTTTGATGAGGCAGCCACAAGTCCCATTGAAGCAAGATACAAATGGGAATGATTCGGTCAAGTTCGATTCACGAGAAGTTAATAAACACAATCTTGATTCTAAATCAAGAGTCTCTTCACCGATCTCCTACTCCCCGTCAACCCTTCCTCAACCATCTTCCAATTTACCTTCAAATTCTAACTCTTCTGCTACTACTATGTCTGCAATTG CTCCCAAGAGGAAAAGACCAAGACCGGTGAAGTACGAGGATGAAACTACTGCGGTAGCACCACCTCCTATGTTCTCTGTTTCgaacaattcaatttcatctacAACAACTAAGGTTGAAATTGATCAACCCGCTAAAATTGAAGCTACCTCCCCCAGTTTTGAGAATAATTCAGGATCCTTGGCTGAAAATTATGGTACTTCTTTGATGAATTCTTCTCAAGCTGGACCAGCTTCTGCAGAGCTCGTTCAGGCTGAGCCAAAGAAGGAAGAGAAGAGCAATTTGGTACCAGATTCTAAGCCTTTGACTGAAGAATCTGAGAGTAGAGACGTGGGTATCTGTAAAAAAGAGGAGTCTCAATCGCCAATGAAGGAAACTTTACCTTCTCCTGCTAATAATCCTTCCATCGCTGGTCCCCGATTGGATGATGAGCGTGAGACTGTGACAAAAGC GAATTCAACAGTTGGTGAGATCGAGAGTCAGCGGGAAGAGAAGTTCCAGATAGATCTGATG GCTCTTCCTCCATCTAGATCATCACCAGAGAGGGATGATGAGATTGATTTTGGGGTTTCAGATCCTAAACCATTGCCCACAGATATGGAATTG GAGATGAAGTCTACGGTTAAGGAAGATGATAAAAGAGTGAATATCGGAAATGAAGATGTGAATGTGGAAGCCGAGGATAATAAGAAGCCCAAACTGACTTCTGAAGAAACTGAATCGCATAATCCAGTTATAAAGAGTGAAAGGAATGCTCATCTAAAGCTTGATTTGGAGAAATCTGATAGAGATAGTGGCACAGGTAGTGTCGGTGCGAGCAAGTTCAAACACAATGTTCTAAAGCAGGAGCAACAGCAGCCCGATAAAGAGAAATCTG CACAATCTTGTGCTTTACCTTTGCCGATGTCATTGGCTAGCTGGCCTGGTGGAGTTCCTCCAATGGG ATACATGGCTCCTCTGCAAGGTGTTGTATCCATGGATGGGAGCGCTGTATCTTCAGCATCTATTCAG CCTCCACATTCGCTGTTTACTCAACCAAGGCCAAAGAGATGTGCAACCCATTGCTACATTGCTCGGAATGTAAACTGTCACCAGCAATTCATGAAGATGAATCCTTTCTGGCCCACGGCACCTGGTTCAGCTTCACTCTATGGTCTGAAGGCAAATCTAAATGTTGTGCCTGCTTCGGAATTGAATGGGAACATTCCTGGGAGAGCGGTGAGTTCTGTACAAGACAAGGGGCAGACACTTGCAATTTTTCCTGGTCATGGTGGCAAAGATAAAAGTTCACAGGCTGCTACCAACATGGTGGATGCTGCACAGAGAAAGCAAATGCTGCTCCAGCAAGCTCTACCTCCTGGGGCACCCAGTAATATCCTG CATGGCCCTGCTTTTATTTTCCCATTGAGCCAGCAACAGGCTGCTGCTGCGACTGTTCGACCTGGGTCTGTGAAATCTCCTGGTGCTGGCAGCACAACTTTGAGCTCGTCTAATTCTGCCTCAGTGAGTGCCACCCCTGCTGGTGCAACTGCCGCCCCTGCAATGAGCTTCAACTATGTGAATATGCCTAGCAATGAAACCCAGTACTTGGCGATTCTGCAGAATAATGCATATCCGTTTCCGTTTCCTGCACATGTTGGGGCACCACCTGCATATCGAGGGAATCATGCGCAGCCTATGCCTTTTATTCCTGGATCTTTCTATTCTTCCCAGATGGTTCACCCAACACAGCTTCAGCAGCAGCAACAGCCACCTACACAGTTACAGCAAATCCAACAAGGTCATCAGAACACTAGCATGTCAATTGGTGCATCATCCTCCCAGAAGCATTTGCAGAACCTGCAGCAGAGGCCTCATGGAAGTAGTGCAGGTAGTGGCAGTGGAAACTTGCAAGGTTTTCCTGCCCCCAAAAACCAGTCGCCTCATCCCTTGCCACTACAGCAGCGGCAGCAACAACCAAGTCAGCATGCTTCTTATCAAGCCCGGCACCTTGAAGGTGAATTAAGTGGGAAAGATAGCCCATCAACTTCTGACAGCCGAGTATCTCGTgcaaatatgaatatttatggtCAGAATTTTGCCATGCCTTTACAACCTCCAGACTTCACCTTGATGACTGCTGCATCATTGGGTGGTTCTACCAGTTCTGGCTGTAACCATGGGGAAAAGAAACAACATATCCAACAGCAAGGTTCAAAGGCTGGAGTTGAGTCTCTTACATCTCAGTCATTTGCCATGTCGTTTGCCTCCATAAATGGTACTACTACTCCTGGCCTTGATATTTCCTCCTTTGGACGAGATCATGCAATTCTTCAAAGCCCTCCAGAGAGTACAAGGCAAGGCTATCAACAGATCATGGCAGCTGCTGTAGCTGCCCAAACAGCCcaacagaagaagaagaattatCATGCTTCCGAAGAAGGGAATCATGGAACTAATGATGCATCTAGTGTGGAAGAAGGGAGGAATGCCATGGCAGGAAAGAGTTCAGCTACTGCTGGGCAGTCCATTGCCTTCTCCAGGGCGGATCTGTCTGATTCATCTGTTTCCACTATTCCTGGCAGCAATGTTATTGATAGTTCTGCCCGTACAACTAATCCTGGCTCTGCTCCCAGAACTTCAGGTTCTTTTATGCCTGCTTCAATCGGTTGTGTAAATGCTCCTAGTGGTCAGCAGCAACTTCAGCGGAATCAACAGCAGATGCTTCAGCTTCAGAAGCCGCACCAATTTGGGGCTGCTTCTGCTTCTCGAAGCAAGGTGCAAGTAACAAGTAATGGAAATGCTTATTCTGATCACATTCCTTCATCTTCTATGGCTACAAAATTTCCAAATGCCCCGTCTCCTTTCCCTCAAAATCTTGTGCAAACCAGCAGCAGTCCAGCTCAATCTCCTCAATGGAAGAATTCTGTAAGGACAACTGGCTCTCAAGTTTCTTCTCCATCTCTATCTTCAACTTCATCAAgcctaaaaaatatttcccagcAACAAGCCCGGCCGCAGCAAAACCACACGGAGATTTCTTTCACAGCTAATCCTAACTCAACACAAAATCAACAGCCTCCTAGTAGCACCCCATCCCCCTCTACTCCGATGGTGGTTGGCTCTCCCACAACTTCAATCTCTAGAAGTGCTGGTGGTAGTCCCAGGACAACAGGTTCCACTTCAACTGGCAACAAAGGTTGTCAAGCATCTAGTTTATCATCTCAGCAGACCAAGAACTCTCCATCAGTGCCTAGTCAGATATCATCTCCCGTTGGTGGGAGGAGTGTGCCATCAGTCTTGGGAAACCCCCATTTAAGTTCGTCTTCAAGTATGGGGACGAAGCCCCAATCAGTGCTACAtcaacagcagcagcagcaaaAGCATGCACTACATCCGGCGCAACTGTTCTTCTCAAATGCTTACATTCAGGCCCAAGCTCAACACTCACCAACCACAACAGCTGCAAGTGGGTTCTTTCTTCAAAGACACCGTAATGAGCAACAGCAGGCACTGCCTCCAGGATCATCAACTTCAACGTCAGTGTTGTCATTGTGTTCTCCAGTTACTCCTGCTAACACTGGCACCACTGACCCTGCAAAAGCCGTAGTTGCTGCTGCTGGTAATATGAAAGGTGGTGGCATAGCATCACAGGGACTTGTACATGCTGCACAATTTGCAGCCACACAGACGTCTGGAAAGACATATCAGCTTGTTCCAGGTTTCCCATACGTTCATGCTGTTCCTGCTGCTGTTCAGGTGAAACCAGCAGAGCAAAAACAACCTGCCG TTCCTTGTTGA